Below is a genomic region from Verrucomicrobiota bacterium.
CTCTTTACCGGTGACCTTGTCATACGCCACCAACCCCACCTTGGCAGTCTGCGGCGCCACAATCACCACGTCCTGATAGATTAGCGGCGCTTGCGTCATGCCCCACATGGGCAACTGCGTGCGTGCCAGCGCATCCAACCGATTGGTGGCCGCCGCCGCCCGGTCCACCTGCGGGTCTTTGAACTCGGCTAACAAATGATGCTGCCACTCCAACTGATGCGTACTGCGGTTCACGCAATATACCTGGCCAAAGGGGCCGACAGCATACACCCGCTCGGCATCCACCGTGGGCACATTGCGTGAGCCATGGAACGGTAATTTGCCGGGGGCGTCCAATGCCAACTGCCAGTGCTCCCGACCGGTGGCCAGGTCCAGGCAGCGCAATACATCCTGCGCTTCACCCGCACGATCCAACACATACACCAACGCATCCCGCACCGCCGCGCCGGCATAGCCATCACCGAGCGGAATACTCCAGGCTACCTTCGGTCCATTCGTGGGCCAGGCGCGGGCAAAGCCGCGCTCCGGGGAGACGCCCGCGCCATTCGGCCCGCCAAGCTGAGGCCAATCCGCCGTCTGGGCCAAGGCGGTTGCCCCCAGCCAGGCGGCCAGTATCATTCCCTGCGCAAGACGACGGTTCATGCGCAAATCCTTTGCACGCCCCGGTCCCGGTGTCAATGGGCATCACTGGCGTTTGGTTAAAATTTCTAGTTGCTGTGGGTTGGGCTCAGCCGTAACCTGTGTTATGCGTTTACTAAGCATGTGGCCATACCGATTCGCTCTGCCAAATTGCGGAGTGAGTTTTTTGCACGGCAGGGATGCAATACGATCCAATCGCCAAGTGTTTGAGTTTTTTCTGGCAAAAGCCCAGCCCCTTTAATCTCCGCCTGTTTCGAAGTATAGGTTATGGAAACAGTACGTTGTGCAACACCCAGCAGCGCTGTTCTTGCTGGGAAGAGGACCTCTTCTCTCCTGCTGCGAGAGTATATATTATTCGGATTTCGGGTTCCTTTCGGTCTTCGGCATTCGGTTTTCGGCATTCTCTTTTTCCTCACTCTCCTGCTCTGCGGCTGCGCCTCAACCCGCAGTCATCCTGCCCATTGGACGATCAGCGCAACCGATACGGATGCGCCCGCCATCGCTCGTGCCCAACAAACGGTGGCGACGCTGTTCCCTGCGGATTATCGCAGCGTGCACCGGGCCATCCTCACCATGGGCCGACGGCAATTCACGTGTGACGGGGTGCTGACGGTTTCCGCCCGCGCCAAGTATCACCTGGCCTTGATCAGCCCGCTGGGGTTGGTCACCGATCTGGAGGCGGACACGGACGGCGCGGTCAACGTGCGCAAGGTCACCGCGATCTTCCGCGAGGACTGGAGCCGCAACCACGTGGCGCGCGACCTGCGCTGTATCTTCATGCCGCCCGGCAAACTGGAAACCAACGGGCGACTTGCTGATGGACGCTTGGTGCTGCGCGGCGCGCTGGATCGTGACGGGTTAACGCCGCAGTACTTGTTTTCCCCGGATGGCGCGCAGTTGCAGGAGATGGAATGGCTGCGCGCCGGGCGTTGTGTCTATCACGTGAACATCCGGCGGCATCGCACGGTGACAGGCCACCCCAACCCTATTCCCTCGGAGTTGGAAGTGGATGCCGGCCAGTACCACTTGAATCTGCGCATTGCGGAATTGACGGTCTCACCAGACGGAAAGGTTAAACCGTGAGCCGCTGGCGCACATGGTTGCGGCGACTTGCCTGGTTGACGGGCGGTTTTGCTTTATTACTCCTATTGTTGTGGGGCGTCATGTCCGGCCTCATGTATCACTGGGCCGCCGTGCCGCCCGCGCTTCCGGCAGATACCGCAATCACCAATCAAGTGGCGCAAACCCGTGGCGAACGCGTGTACGTGGGCAAGAGCTGGCTGGGACGCCGCGAAGGATTGAACGTGCTTTACCTGACCGGCACGCCGTTCGAGATGGGCTATGCCAATGGCGTGCTTACCCAGAAGCTGATGGATCGGCAGGAACAAGCGCTGCTTGATTTACTCAACCGGGTTGCGCCGTACGAGTGGACCCAATTCCTGTTGAAATTCATGGTCGTGTATAAGAACCGGCATCTGCCGCAACACGTCCTGCCTGAGTACCAGACGGAAATCCTGGGCATAACGCTCGGCTGCCCCGATCCGCACCCGGAAGTCGGCCCGTACTATTATCGCGTGCTGAATTATCACGCCGCCCAGGACATCTCATACATGATGATGAACAGCCCGCTGCTCCGGCGCGGCTGCACCGTCTTCGGCGCTTGGGGCAACCACACCCGCGACGGGCATCTGCTGGCAGGACGAAATTTCGATTGGGAGGCGCATCCGGTGTTCGATGAAGACCGGTTGCTCATTCTCTGCGAGCCGAAAGACGGCATTCCCTTTGTATCGCTGGCCTGGTCGGGCATGGCGGGCGCGGTGTCCGGCATGAATCGTGAAGGTCTGGCCATCACGGTGAACGGCGCACCTTCGGATTTGCCCGGCGACTCCGCCACCCCGACCTGCCTGGTGGCGCGCGAGGTGCTGCAACGCGCCCGCAATCTGGCGGAAGCCGTGGACATCATTCGACGGCGGCAAGTGTTTGTCTCAGCCATGTTCCTGGTCGGCAGCCGACAGGATGGGCACTTCGTGATCGTGGAGAAAACCCCCACTCAAACCGTCATCCAAGAACCGGGCGCGACGCCCTGGATCATCTGCGCGAATCTTTACCAAACGCCGGAATTGAAAAACCTGCCCATCAACCTGGAATACCAACGCATGGACACCTCGATGCCCCGATACCAGCGCATGCAGGAATTACTGCAAGCAGCCAAGGGTCTGGACATACCGCAAAGTGTGAACCTGTTGCGCGACCGGCGGCTCCCCGGCAACGTCGCGGCGGGCAACGGACATCGCAGCACTCTGAACCCATTGATCGCCACGCATGCTGTGCTCATGGATTTGACGGAAGGCCTGTTTTGGGCCGGCACGTCACCTCATCAGTTGGGGAAATTTGTGGCAGTGGATGTGCGGCGATTAGAAACCGAGCTGCCGGAGAAAACCCTGCCCGCCGATACCATGCTGGCCAGCGGGGAATACCAGCGTTACCTCGCGGCCAAAGGAAATTTGGAAGTCGGACGAAGCGCATTAAAACAAAAACAATTTGCCGTGGCGGCGCAGTACGCTCGCCAGGCGGAGACCAATAACCCCGGCTATTATCAGAACGCCTGGCTGTTGGCGGAAAGTTTGTTTCGCAGTGGCCACACCGTGGAAGCGGCACAGGCCTGCGCTTCCGCCGTGGCAGGCCAACCTGCCTTGGGCGGCGAACGGCGACAGCTTGACCAACTCGCCCGCGATATTGCCCAGGCCAGTGGCAGCAAGGGAGGCGCGACTAAGTGAAAACGTCCGGTGAACGTTTCTTTCCGCTGACCGTGCTGATCTTTTCACTCGGTTACCTGAGTTATTTCTTCACCAAAACCGTCTGTGTGCTGTTCGGCGCGCCGCTCATGCTGTTGTTGACGCCCTTTCCCCGCGCGAAATACCAGGTGCTCCAAACCATCACGCACGGTGTGCTGGGCTTCTTCACCCGCACGTGGCTGCCGTTGTTGGGCGTGTACCGCATTGCAGAAATATCCGGCCTGGAATCGGCGCTCGCCACGCGCCCGGCCATCCTGGTGGCCAATCATCGCGGTTTCATGGATAGCATCCTGCTCCTCGGCCTCGTGCCCCGCATGGGAGTGCTGATCAAATCGCGTGACACCAAGCAACCGATGTACGCATTGTTATCCAAACACTTTGACCTGGTCAGCGTGGACCGCGATTCCCTCGCCCATATCTCCAGTTCACTGGATCGCTGCCGGCAGGTGCTGGCGGACGGGAAATTCCTCCTGATCTTTCCCGAAGGCACGCGCGCCCGCACCGGGCGTCTGCAATCATTTAACCGCATTGCCTTCCAATTGGCCATAGATACCGGGCTGCCCATTCGCTCGGTGCTCATTCATTCCACCCAACCGTTCATGGGAAAAGTTCCGGGCAGCCTCTTTCCGCGCCGCCGCAACGAATTTCGCATCCGCTTTCTTGACCTGGAAACGCCGCAGCCCGATGATGACGTCGACCGCCTGAGCGAACGGGTGCATCGGCGCATGGCCCGCGAATTGAAAACATTGGATGCCGGAACCGTCTGGGAAACAGGCCGTCAAAACGAATCATGAGTGATAAAGCATTATTTGAACTGCCGGACATTTTGCCCGTGCTGCCGCACCGGCCGCCGTTTCTATTTGTGGATCGCATCCTCGCCCTGGACCCGCACAAAAGCATCCTGGCTGAGCGCACCCTCCGTGCCGATGAACCCCAATTCACCGGCCATTTTCCAGGCCAACCCATCATGCCGGGAGTTTTGGTGGGGGAAGCTCTGGCCCAGACCAGCGGTCTGCTGCTAGGATTCAGTGACAAACTGACCGCCACCCAAGCGCCCGAGCGCCCCCGAATGTTCTTCCTGGCCACGACGAATCTCAAGTTCACCCATCCCGCAGTGCCCGGCGACGTGCTAAAATTGCGCTCCGTTTTCGATAAGAACTTTGGCGGGCTCTATCGCTTCAGCGTCGAAGCCACCGCCGGGCGCAACGTGATCGCCAGCGGCATTTTGACCCTGGCGCTGGTCGGAGGAACCGCATGAAGCAAAAGGTCCTGCTGCTGCGAGCCAACCCGCGCAAAACCGGTTTCACCCAGCGTTTGGGCGATTGGTTTCTGGCGGGGCTCCGCGAGGCGGGTGCCAAAGTGCGCGACGTGGATGTCCCCGCGCTAGGGCTGAATCCCTGTCTGGGCTGTTTCCATTGCTGGCTGGTTGAGCCGGGGCAATGCGTGCATGGCGACGCCATGAGCGCGCAACTGGAATACATCCGGGAGGCGACCGTGGTGGTTTGTGCCACACCGATTTATTACTACTCGATGAGCGCTTACCTGAAGACCTATTTTGAGCGCACGTTTCCCCTGGCCAAGCCGGGCATTCAGGTTTCCGGCAAAGGGCTGACCCGAAATAGCATTCGCCACCTCGCAGATTGGAAAGACAAGAAATTCATCAGCATTATCACGGGTGCATTGCGCGACCCCGAGGCGTACCGACCCGCAACTGAGACCTTTCAACTCATCGCCGACAGCCTGGACATGGAATTGGGAGGTCAATTGACCCGACCCGAGTGTTATCTGCTCGATTACCCGCTCTCCAAACCCAAAACCTTGAAGCGGGTTGAGGCCGCGTTTATTCAGGCCGGACGCGAGGCGGGCACCACCGGGCGGCTCTCCACCGAAACGATGCAAGCCGCCGCGCTCCCGCTGGCAGCAGACCTCAACCACTATCGCACCTATTCCAATTACTATTGGACATGGGCCAATGACATGGGCGAAGAAGCCCTTGAACCCTCTAACGTGCAGCGGCGCGTGGCCACCGATGCGCGTATTCTAATGCGCGAGATGGTTCGCAGTCACGATGCCAAGGCCACTGCCCGCGTCAAAGCCGTGCTGCAATTTGAATTCCCGGATCGGCAACTGGTCTATTCCGTGCGCCTCAACGCCGACCATTGCGAACTGGCGGAAACCGGCGTGGCCAATCCGGATTTGCGGGTCACGTGCAACTCCACGGTATGGTCGGCGGTGTTCATGCGCCAATTGGACCTGCGCGAGGCGTTGCGCAACGGTTCATTGCGTCTGGCGGGCGATAAATCCCTCTTCACGCGTCTGGATCGCTTCTTCCCGCCGCCCTCGGAATGATTCATTTATGCACTGGCAGGCGGCAGGAATGGTGGTGGAATAGAAAGTCGAAATCCAGATTTGACAAATAGCCAAACTTGACGAACGTTACCACCAGTGCATCACTGGGCATGGGCCCGTGGGCCGAACGAAATGGGAAATATATGATCTCTAACGAAAGACCATCGCCGTACGGAAACCGGCAGCCACAGGGTAACTCCTGGTCGCCGAGGCCACCCTCCAATGAGGAGACCATTAAAACCGATAAAGTGGCGATCGAACGCAAAATGTTCGTTTTCACCCTTCGCGAAAACCCGCGCGGACGGTTTTTACGAATTACCGAAGATGTGAATGGACGCCGGGATACTATCATCATCCCTGCCCCAGGTTTAGCGGATTTCAAAAAGATCATGGACGAAATGATTGCGGCATCCGACGCCACCCCCCAAAAGACACCGTCTTCGCCGCCGCCAGCACCTGCCGAATAGGCCCGTAACCAGTGTGAGCGTGGTGATTTGATGGCGTTGCCAGCAACCATCCCTTAGAATTTGGGATGGAGGCTTTTTTATCGCAATTGCTGCCAGAGGAAGGCGAGGAGTTGGGTGACTAATTGTGCCTGAGCAGATTCCGCTGAACCTCGCAGCGTAAAGGTTTCTGAATTCCAATGGTGCCCGGGCGCCTTCAGCATGGCTTGAACAGTGGTCCCTCCGGCTTCATCCCGCTTGCCAGGCCCAATCACCAAGACGTAATCCCCGCCGCTTACTCGGGCAATGCGTCCGACGAGATATTTTAGGGCCGCCAACCCGCCGGCATCCGCCTGCTCTTCTTTAGGAGTTTCCAGAACGCGATATAACTCGGCTTCACCGG
It encodes:
- a CDS encoding C45 family peptidase, coding for MSRWRTWLRRLAWLTGGFALLLLLLWGVMSGLMYHWAAVPPALPADTAITNQVAQTRGERVYVGKSWLGRREGLNVLYLTGTPFEMGYANGVLTQKLMDRQEQALLDLLNRVAPYEWTQFLLKFMVVYKNRHLPQHVLPEYQTEILGITLGCPDPHPEVGPYYYRVLNYHAAQDISYMMMNSPLLRRGCTVFGAWGNHTRDGHLLAGRNFDWEAHPVFDEDRLLILCEPKDGIPFVSLAWSGMAGAVSGMNREGLAITVNGAPSDLPGDSATPTCLVAREVLQRARNLAEAVDIIRRRQVFVSAMFLVGSRQDGHFVIVEKTPTQTVIQEPGATPWIICANLYQTPELKNLPINLEYQRMDTSMPRYQRMQELLQAAKGLDIPQSVNLLRDRRLPGNVAAGNGHRSTLNPLIATHAVLMDLTEGLFWAGTSPHQLGKFVAVDVRRLETELPEKTLPADTMLASGEYQRYLAAKGNLEVGRSALKQKQFAVAAQYARQAETNNPGYYQNAWLLAESLFRSGHTVEAAQACASAVAGQPALGGERRQLDQLARDIAQASGSKGGATK
- a CDS encoding lysophospholipid acyltransferase family protein, with translation MKTSGERFFPLTVLIFSLGYLSYFFTKTVCVLFGAPLMLLLTPFPRAKYQVLQTITHGVLGFFTRTWLPLLGVYRIAEISGLESALATRPAILVANHRGFMDSILLLGLVPRMGVLIKSRDTKQPMYALLSKHFDLVSVDRDSLAHISSSLDRCRQVLADGKFLLIFPEGTRARTGRLQSFNRIAFQLAIDTGLPIRSVLIHSTQPFMGKVPGSLFPRRRNEFRIRFLDLETPQPDDDVDRLSERVHRRMARELKTLDAGTVWETGRQNES
- the fabZ gene encoding 3-hydroxyacyl-ACP dehydratase FabZ, whose translation is MSDKALFELPDILPVLPHRPPFLFVDRILALDPHKSILAERTLRADEPQFTGHFPGQPIMPGVLVGEALAQTSGLLLGFSDKLTATQAPERPRMFFLATTNLKFTHPAVPGDVLKLRSVFDKNFGGLYRFSVEATAGRNVIASGILTLALVGGTA
- a CDS encoding NAD(P)H-dependent oxidoreductase; translated protein: MKQKVLLLRANPRKTGFTQRLGDWFLAGLREAGAKVRDVDVPALGLNPCLGCFHCWLVEPGQCVHGDAMSAQLEYIREATVVVCATPIYYYSMSAYLKTYFERTFPLAKPGIQVSGKGLTRNSIRHLADWKDKKFISIITGALRDPEAYRPATETFQLIADSLDMELGGQLTRPECYLLDYPLSKPKTLKRVEAAFIQAGREAGTTGRLSTETMQAAALPLAADLNHYRTYSNYYWTWANDMGEEALEPSNVQRRVATDARILMREMVRSHDAKATARVKAVLQFEFPDRQLVYSVRLNADHCELAETGVANPDLRVTCNSTVWSAVFMRQLDLREALRNGSLRLAGDKSLFTRLDRFFPPPSE
- a CDS encoding DNA-binding protein translates to MKTDKVAIERKMFVFTLRENPRGRFLRITEDVNGRRDTIIIPAPGLADFKKIMDEMIAASDATPQKTPSSPPPAPAE